TTAAAGAACTTGTTGGTGCTAAAAAGCTTGTTAGGAACCTCAGCCCATTTCTACTTTTGATTACACTGAAAAAAGATCTCCACAGAAGGAGCTACAGCTCAGATAATGACTTGCACACACTAATGTGACAGGAGAATAGAGGCCAAGGTGACCAAAGACCAGCTAAAATAGAGAGATTTTTAAACCAACAGGTAAGGCCTATGTTTAGCATTACCGTAAAGGTTGCCTTTTGGCATGAAGACTAAACACACACCCCTCCAAACACACACCTCCTCTTTTCTCCAGCCAAGATACTTTGCTCATCTGCAAGTTGCATGACGAGCCATTGTTCTTGTCTCTCCTTCTCTTGCCTCTCCCTTCCCAGGGGAGCTTTACGGCCGTGACAGTAAAAACAGCTGTAGCACCAAACACTGGTGCCACTGCCTTGCAACTCCCCAATGTTTTCAAAGGGATGGCCATAAATTAGGGCCGGCAGACAGGCCCCTTAACCGCCTGACCCAATAAGAGTCTTCACTGAGTATAGCTCGtcaattctttttatttacttaCTCGCTTGGCGTACCAGCTTGAGTATATGTGAACAGCAAGTGTGAAACCTTTAACACTGCAGTAAATGTTAAGGGCAGTCAGGAGTTAACCAACAAACATGGAGCACAGACAACAAGAAAATCCTGAAGGCAATGTGTTCACATccctaaaagaagaaaaacctaTACATAATGTTCATGTATCAGACGCATTACAAGGTAGCAAAGACAGCATGAGAACAGATCTCAGAATATTGAGAACATGATCAAAGAAGATAGACTTAAGGCAAGATgttgtatattagtgtgtatttaaATCTTGCCTCAGTTTGTGCTTCTCATTTCTTACCATTGCATTATATTCATACTTAAACATCTATTGGGAGATTTGGCAACACAGATgagctaacgttaactaacATTTCGCCAAACACTGTAACAAACCCCATTTTCGTAATGTTGAATATGGCTTTTAGCTGTGTAAATATCTGATGTTGGcgaaagaaaatataaatacatttagtgAATATAACTTTTCATTTATCCACACAATGTTCACTACAGTTTCAAATAAGACCACGCCCATTTAGGAGACAGGAATTGTGAACCATTTTATACCATTGGGGCAACTTGTAATGCTCTATCTTTAGTCATAGAGAATTTTTGGTCGGTCCTCCagtttgatttggactgaaatatctcaaagaCTATTGGATAGATGAATCCTGCTGACTTTGGTAATCTTCTGACATTCCATCTTGCGCTACCAGCATGTCAACATATCCACTTATTCTGTGAACTATCTCAAAATCTACAGGAATGATTGGTACCACATTCATGGTCACCAGAGGATGAATCCATACAGACTTTGACAACCCTCTGACTTTTTCTCTTCCATGAGGTTGAATTTGtagttttaagtaaaatgtctCGACCAAAATGTAATCGATTGCCAAGAAATTTGACACACATTTCTATCCCCCTGCGGATAAATTGTTACAGCACTGTGAGAATGTTTATGCACcgatgttagcatttagttcAAAGCACCCCTGTGCCTAAATAAAGCCTTACATGGATACTAGCATGGCTATAGGGTTTGTTCAGAGATGACAGTATCGGGTCAACCTCCAACTCTTCCGGTAGAGTGTGCACCCTGTAGCATGAGTCCTTGGCAGCAGCCTGGGTTCCAATCCatcctgcagccctttgctgcatgtcaccacCCCcgccaacaaaacaaaaattaaaaaataaaattaaagatgCGTATGACCTTAATGTAATTGCAATACAGAGGCACAAACTGAAGCTATATTTAGCTTAGTTTATAATGTCATGGACAGTTCCCTTTATTAACTGCACAGTAAAAGGAGCAGCTTTAGCCTCTACAGCTAATTTTCCGGCCTGCTGACATTAGGCATcctaaaatataaattacatcaaactaagaaaaaaaagacatttatcaaTGTATCGGTCGTCATTGTGTAACCGAGAGAGAGCTGAGCCAACATTGTGGTAACTAAAAACTTGTAGGAGGTCACAAGACGCAGCAAGAAAGAAATCCACAATTCAGAGCAGGTTTGGCATGCCCAGCTGGtctctctctgcatctctgACTGAGTCATACCTCACTATCAGCAGGACACATGAAGACCAGTCCCTGTCTGCCTGCTAGCGTATGTTACTACTCGGAAAAGCCAGGAGTATCTGCTTTACAGGGCCTCTGGGAGGTTACCTAATGTTATTGTAGCTATTTGTAGAATTTAAGCTTCCATGCTGCCCTAGAATGGGAACCTGGTGTCTTATAAGTATCAAAGCAGCTGTTTACGAGCAGGGAAAAAACCATAGGCTAACCAATAAGTGACTTTTTAACCTCCCTCACATCATTTTTATTCAGCGATGATGCACTGCATGCTCggattaaatgttgttttgttgtagCATCATTTTTGAAATTTCCTCTTTTGTCTGAGTCCTGCTTTAGTGCCTCTAAAAGCTTTAGATAATAGCAGGGTCAGACAGGGCTGATGGGAAGGAAACACCTTAGTTATACTGAGTAAGTCTGAGCCTCGGGGCCAATCAGGGCACATTTTGGTCCCCTGCCATTGGCGGCGGTCGGGGTGTGGTCTCCTCTTCCCGAAAAAAAGTCCTGTCACACACTCACTGCCACGGTCATCTTTCTTGTTCCAGCTCATGCTTTAGTTTCCTGTCCATGTTtcttagacattttttttactcattttcaCATCCACACTTCTTTTGTTCTGCCCCTTTAAACCATTAACTCTCTCTGTATCCATCTCTGGTTTTGACCCCccctccatcccccccccccacacacacacacacctcatgtCACTTTCTCATCATGCCATTACTGTTGTTGACCCTTTTCGGTATCTGTATTAAATCTCTATCTCTTGTAGCTCTGGGCTCCATTTCTCTTTCTGTGCATCTCTAGATGGGTTTGAGGTTTTGCTGTGAAATGTgtgggtgggaaaaaaaactcttttctgTGCAGAAAAATGATAACCTATCATTTTTCAGTCTTGTTTTTCAGCTTGTTAAGATGGATTTGCTCCCAGCAGTGTCACTGAGTGTCTCTAGAAATGATTTTTTGGTGTCTTAAGGTCTCAGTGGGGCCATGCTGCAGGCACAACCCCATGGCCTGCCCCACTGTCTCCATCCCCATTAGGTTTCCTGTTTTTCAGCTCCTCTCTCAATTTATCTGACGCCTCTCACATCATTCTGCGCACGTTTGTTATGTTTCTCAGCCTAGTTCATTGTTAATATCCTcctgtcagacagacagaccaattatgacaaaaaaatcttaGAAGTGGCTCTCATACACCAAAccgaaaagaaaggaaaatccAAGCGAGAGGATTTTGAAGTTACCACTTACACGTTACATCACTGAGAGATTTTAGATGACTTTGACACGAGTCAAGTGTACAGAGCTTACCACTTTTGCgatacaagaacaaataaatactttatgtATTTCATAACAAGCCAGTTTTATATCTTCAATGTGAAAAAGAGCTTAATCTCAACTTTGGTAAATCTTTAACAGGGGGTCCTCaaagttactgcaggggggccaccaaattattgttacatttccaataaaattaaaacgtgttaacatgaatccaacatattattggcaaatataaatcagcctatttgCGTACTGGCCTGTGGGTAAAGTAGTCATTTAGATAACCACCaacagatacagttcatcctaaggattTACTTTGCCACAtgtatttaacattaaaacatgatttattaaGGCATACTAGCAATTATTATTGTATTGGCGTAGTATTTTATGCAAAAatagtatgtataaaggctATAGGCCACCCTACATGTTACTGTAGGTCCAATGTGAACACTTGTTCGCCAAACAACAGTAGTAATGCTAGTCGTCCCACATTTACTGCAAATGAAATACATGGAGATTTAGAAAAGTATTTGAGGTCATTTTTGACAGGATAGCTATTGTTACATCTCTGTCTGTGCATCAGATTACAATCATCATGTAAAGGGCTAAATCTGGGATGaagtttatgtactgtatatttgaaaTAAGGGATTAAAACAGAAAAGGCACTCTATATGGCACTGTTTGGCCTAAtctgatttatatttttgtctgatagccttcacaataaaaatgaacagaTGGATGTCTACAAAGTTAGATTCAGGGAGAATGATGACAAAGAAAACAGATTAACTATTTCACATGTGGTTACGGGTAAGAACATAACTGCTTACCAAGGCAAGCCTTTGGTGTAAATATCAAAGTAAAAGATTTTctggtgaaaagaaaaaaacaggttgCCTTTCATCCCGTCTGCTCTTGCAACAGCTTGCAGACATTCATGGGGGGGTGACGTTGCAAGGCATGATGGGGTTGCAGCCAAACGGCACAACAGGCAGAGTGTGCACACAGAGAATTGCCAGCTCCTTTGCATTTGTTCTAAAGTTATGGGAGCTTTTGAAACCCCATAATGATGCCTTTGGCCAGGCTATGCTTTGTTTATACCCAGCGGGGACtcactgaaaatgagcataggCAGCTTTTTAAGGCTTACACAAAAGAATGGTACTTGCCAACATCAGATTAGTTCAAAACCTTCATACTGAGCTAACATTCTCTGATTGGAGCAAACCTGTGTGAGGGTAGAAAAGGAAATGCTGTATAATCTATATTTCATGTCGTTAACTACTGTACAAAATGGGACAAAAGAGATCAGTGTCTTGTACAGAGGGAGGCATTGAGAAGTTGATATAAAGCCTTGAGCCATGTGGGTCATGCTTTGAGAAGGAATGCATCATATATGCGAGCACTCATGCACATACTTCCTGGCCCTATTTGAACCCccaacccacaaacacacatttgtaggcagaaaaactgaagaaaaatagTCTCCAATTTAATTAAGTTCCAGCAATAACCCAAGGGCACAAGTCTGAAATTGGACAGTGGAATGTACATTTCTTTACAGATAAAATGTAGTTCATCTATACAGACAAGCAACAATCTCCAGACACACTGTGTAGTACTATTTTGGATTTGACACAAATTGAAAGCCTCTGAGAATTCCTAATAACAGTCTTAAGTGAGATTGTTCCAGTGTGACCCTTTGGTTGTTACAGATGATAATTTGGCAGAGCAGTGGTTCTCAGAGAGATTAAACTGTGTGCCGTTCACATCCAAAGACAACACTATCTTTGTGCACCGTTTAGCTCCTTTCTTTTATCTGGTTTGAGGTGTGTTAATCAGCTAAACCACCTGTTACAAACTGAATCACTGGCTGTTAATTTCTAATTTCCTAAAGCACATTTGATCTAAGTCTTATTTGAAAAAGATGACACTAAACAAGACAAAACTATGCTGCATAAAGAGTCACAACTGGTGTTCAGATCATGTCTgctggaaacaaaaaaaagagggagtCAGACAGGTCATCTGTAAAAGTAGTCCGTTCATCCCTTTCAGTCTCTCAAAAGTTCCGCCTTCTCAAGTTCTACATCTTTAATCCCTTTTTCCTTAAGTCCTCTTTGGCTTCTTTTATCTGCCCCTGCAGCTCTTTTGCCGCCTCGTCGCAGTCATTAAAGGTGGCTACCCTGTAGCCCACCGTGGCCAGGGAGTAGCAGCCAAATGAAACCAGCAGGTACAGAGGCATCGGCCAGGCGACCTCTCTGTAAGTCTGCGGCAGGCTCAGGTCCAACAGGTCAAAAGAGACCAAAGCCCAGGCTGCGCCCACCACCGACACACCGAACAGCCACTCCACGAGTTTTGTCATGATGAGAGCTGCCGCGAGGATTTCAGGTGAGGAGCTGGGAAACAACTTGAAAGAGAAACGAACGGTTAAAAGGCTACTTATTCATccttaacgttagcttagctttaGCACACCAAAGTAGCATcgtgttagctaacgttatttaGCCACAGCACACGGGGAAGACAAACAGCAGATAGGCAACAGGAATATGTGGTCATACACAGCCAACTAAAGGGAATTATGTATTCATTTAAATAGCATTTCGTTCAATGATACCTTTTAGAAGAACTAATCCGATGTGTTTACCTCCTCTCCAACGCCACCTCAGCTCTGCGCATAGTTATGACGTAACCGCACGTCTTATGGGAAATGCAGTCACTGCTGTGTTGCTTCAAAAATTCCAACTAATCTACTGAGTAATTGATCAGGTAAGATTCAAACGGTATTCAAATACAACGACATTGCGATGACACTCcctgaaattaaaaacaatagttgaaaaaaagataacatatttgtttgttcattttcttttaaatttcatACAAATCTTGGAATAAATTATTCACAAGCTTTATTTAagcttaaatatttaataattctCAAGATTTATACTTCAAATCCCAACAATCTTTTGTGATCTATTGAAGACAACTagatcatttttttatattgtaaaacGTTTTGTTAATTAGTCTACTATTTTAGCATGCATAACCTTAACTATTTATCTATCTACATATTAAATGAAGTATTTTGTTACTATTGTTGTCACACTATATTGTAGACATCCTCTTTTGTAGTAATCACTACAATGAGGAGTGAGAAGACAGTGGTCAGAAAGAGTAATTACTACATTCCCTCATTATACTTATTACTCAATAAATCTCAATGTTTGCCGCTGTCTATGTTTTTCATTAAAACGTTGCCATAGACTGTTTTCTGATGCATTAACAGCACCAGCACCCTGTTAGCTGAGAGACAGAAAACTATTTGTTTCAACTAAGTCTTTAATGAGGCCCCCAGTCAGGCTTTTAACACACATTAGACCTTTAACTGTCTCTCTGTGCTATCCTCTTAATTTAGAAATGCTATTTTGAAAATGAGTTTACCATTAGTACCAGCTGAAAGCTATCCATAAATACTAATGTTATTTCAAAGTGGGGAATCCAACAACAATTTCATTAGGGGCCTCCGGGAGCACACTGTTGTCTGATCTCAGTGTCTGTAGGTGCGCTGGGGCACGTCCGTTAATTTAGGGTGGTGAACTGTCCAGGTGCAGAGGGCATGGACCGCTCCAGGGTGAAATCAGAAGGAGTGGGAGATGTAAACATCATTCAGTTAGCTGGAGAAAGGGACGTACCAAAGAGCCACTGAGAAATAAACATCATTCTTTGGGGGAAAATGGAGAGTTATTCTTAGGACGGTGATGTTTATGTTTGTCTGCACCAATGTTAATAGTGTAAGTGACAATCTACGCGTCTGCCAGAGAGGTGAAGCCTGTTTCTTCTGTTTATGGAGACTGGTATATGCAGGACTGGAAGATAATCAGGGTTAATGTCTGTTTGCTGAAACAATAATCTTGTAATCCTAATAATCAACAATTATCTTTCCAAGTTTGCAATGTCGGTTGAAGAATATGCGTATGGCTTTGTATAACAGCTATGGTACTATGGCCTAAATGTCCACCGATGTGTATTGCGTTTAAATTTCCTTTAAAAGAAGTTGCAACTCATGATCATATCCATTATTGATTGCTATGATGACTATGTTTTATTaagattttaattatttaataatttaatctgTAAAATTGCAGAATTTCCCAAAGATAATAATTtagagaaaaacagcagatcCTGACATTTTAGAAGTTGACACCAATACATGTTTGGCCTACCTTTGCTAGATAAATTACTTAAATTGTCAATTAATCATCAAGATTTTGGTCAGAGATTTTTCTTTCAATCCGCTAATAACCTAATGACTATTTTAAAAATTTGACCCTGTTTATATTTACTCAAAAGTGCCCGGGGATACCTGCTGCACTCCATAAGATGTTATACGACATCAGACTGTGAAGGTCAGGTTACTTCACTGCATCAATAGAATGAAGCAAATCCAGGTGGGATTGCCCATGACATGCTGCATCATTACATATATCATAGCATGTGCTGTGTCCTGGCTGTGTTGCATCGGTATGAGCagcagtgtgagtgtgtgtgatgctcAGTGGGAACAGTCAGGCTGGCTTTTCTCAGTGTGTATCTCCCTGCCAGCTCCTGTTCCGTTCTAGTACTTAGAAAACCTGTGCTCCATTCGAGAAGGCCTGGCAAACGCAGCGCAACAGCCTGTGAGCAGGAGGGGCATTACAAccgagagaatgagagagagacacagagatagAGAAAGGAAGGGAGAGGGAAGTGGACATGTAGAGTGACACAGAAAATAAGACCAGGGATGTATAGGGAAACAAAATGAGAGAGGGGTGAAGGAACTGCATCAGTTCTGGAAGAACTAGAAAAGAGAAGGTGGGGGGTTTCATAGCTGACAGGACTAGAGCGAGAAAGCTGAGAGGGCCAGGAATGAAAAGAAAGGGTGACTGAGAATGTGGACGAAAGAGGAGAGGGcaacagagaaaagaggagaggagggagagaggttTAGACGGGGGTGAAATCAGGGGATTTGCAGGTGCAGCTTGAACAACCAATGACCTTAATGGTGCATTAAATCCAGCTGTTCCTCATCCAGACTTTCCTTCAATCCCCCTAACACCTTCAACTGTGCAATAGACTGTATGCAGCACCTTGGTTCCCACAATGGGGAGTGAGTATTGCAGCGTAGGCTGatgggattaaaaaaaagaaaatgaagacagTGTGTGATAGGGAGCGATGGAAGAGGAGATACTTGATCCTCAAGTGCAGAAATAAAAGTCACTGTGACTCCATCCACAGAACAAAGATAAGAGGCATAGATAAAACAGGAAAAGTGGTAATGGTGAGTTGTGTTGACTCTATCTCTCTGGCTTTGTCAATAATAGTGGAGTGAAAGGTCCAGATAAGAATGTGTACTACTAAAAAGCTATATAGGGAGCCAGATTTGGCTAGATAATAATTGTGTAATATTTCAAGTGTGTGAAGCAAGAGCTGGGGAGGCAGAGAAaaccagagagggagagagagaggctgctTAAGATAACAATAAAGTTTGGACTCAAAAACAGGAACCCTCTGTTTCCTGAACtggggacagtgtgtgtgtgtatgtgtgttgtgttttcattagatgtgttgtgtgtattgtgtgtattgtgtattgtgtgtgtgtgtgtgtgtgtgtgtgtgtgtgtgtgtgtgtgtgtgtgtgtgtgtgtgtgtgtttgtgtgtgtgtgtagacgtGTTTGGGAAAAGGAAAGAATGACTAAAACTGCGTCACGATGTCCACGTTCCAGTGATATTGCTGGTGGTAAAGCGACAACTGATACCGTTGGGGTACTGTCCCGATACCCCaagcacagagaggagaggtgaGCCTGGCAAAACCACCTGAAATCTTCAAAGCTCATATTTTGATATGAAATTTTGGTCtggaaataaatgaaatcaaCTGAACCTGGCAGCTATTTGCCAGACAAATCAGCCAAATATGTGGAGTGGTTTAAGTGACGAGGCAACCTTTCAAAACTGATGGAAAGTCAAAATTAAATCCCATGATTTTCTATTTGGAAAATTTGAAGAAACTGGGtgaaattttaaactctggttgtTTTTTGAAGGccatggttaactgctcctcagatctctgcagggcaaatTGAGACATCTAGCTAAACTATCCATTCTGtccagagttttctgttgcacaactaaaactatTGGTTTAAAGCCATGCCAATAAACCGGAGCACGTTCCTCTCCCATTGCGGAATGAtgtgtggacaagccagaccctcctccgcagcgctgttgAGGAAGGTTTGGCATTGCAAgaccatccttccatccatctttaCCTGCTTATttggtatcgggtcgcggggagagcagctccagcaagggaccccaaacttccctttccagagtcacatcaaccagctccgactgagggatcccgaggcgttcccaggccaggttggaggtATAGTCTgttcacctagtcctgggtcttccccgaggcctcctcccaagACCATATTGAGTGAAGTAGAGTTTGTGGGATGACTTTGCAGGAGGCTCATCTAACAGGTGGGGTGACTACGTATCAAAATCGATGCATCAGGGCGGAAAGCCCCGCGATACTGCTCATCAGGGGTCCCAATTCAAAGCAGGGCTGCTGAAAGTTTTGACGTTGATAAGCACACTGCTCATAAATATCCTTGATCCAAGATTGTTTATGAACAGGGAGAGTCTGTTTGAAATTGCTGAGATAATAGTTGTGAGACCCCTGCGCTACTTAGGGCCTACTTAATGAAGTCTTGGGCTACTTAAGTGGGTGTCAGGTCAGAGTGTGGTCAAGTGTGACCACTCTGAACCATGTGAGAATAGCACTTGTCTTGCCCTCAGTGCTCCCAGTAAAGACACGCACCTGTTTCAGCTGCTGTGACGGCCGCAGTGAAACAACGGAGGAATGCGCCCCCCATCCCCTCGTCTCTCTCTCCACGCTCTCAATGCTGTCCTAATAAATCTCATCACGCGGCCTGTGTTTGTCCCACTACTGCTTGGTTTGTTGACCTTTATAAGACGTCATTACATATTATCTTCATGGGTTGTGTAATTCTGCCCCATAACACAACCCCCTCAACCATGTCCACGACccacaatatgtgtgtgtgtgtgtctgatcaAATGCTTCTTGTCAGTGTAACAGCCATTAACAATGAACAACGGGCATAAGCTTGATGatgtctccctcctccctctatCTATCCTCTCCTCTCACCCTAGAACACAATGTCATTTAGCATTGCCATAATGGACAGTGGAACTAATTGGCACATGGTTATGAAAGTTCCCCCTTGGCAATTTTAAATTGGACTGCACAGTTTCCCTCAACATCTCATCGGCAAGTCTGCTCACGGGACCTGGGGAGGTATCgattataaatgttttaatgtggGTCAGGGCTGTGTACTCAGCAAGGGGCGAATGATGTAGGGCTACATGTCTAGACTAGAACAAACTGACTTCATCTTGTGTTTGCATAATGGATCGTAatgggagaaagaggggaatTCTGTCTGGTAGTTTTATCTCCTCACTACATCGTTTTGCTTTGATAGATGTGTTGCACACAGGTGTTAGGGAGAAGTAGCTACTGTGAATCTGATTGCGAGCCGTATAGAGCTGTAAACTATCAGGAAGACAACATATCTCTTGCCAATACCACATTGATTTCATGGCGGACATTGCAAACTTTATCACCTCATTTCACTGATGTAATGAAGGGGCTCCAGAGAAACTGTGGCATGCATTAGATAGCCAAACACACCAAACTGAACATAAAGTCACATACATGGCCTCGGGAACTAGGTGTGCGGAGGGTGCTGCGGCACCCCCTTCTCGAAAGGTGGACAAACTACaaccataattaaaaatgacatacatttattttaattaattgattattgaTATTAACCTACTCTTTAattacaattaaatgtaattggattttacaatttggttgggAAGAGATAAACACATAATTTTATCAGAATGAATCTGCCAATTTTGCCAAGAGTGACGCGCGCTGCGCACCTCTGACACTCATTCATGAGTGAAGATAGTTGTGGAAACTTTCCCAGCGGGTCAACAGTACAGAAGTTAGCTTGCCTATAACACAAAAGCGCATTTTAGGTTTCTTCATAAATCAATCACAGGCTAAAAAACTTAATAGACCTGAGTCAGAAAACTCAGCAACTGTAACTGAAAGAATAGCAGTAGCACCTCTACACCTGTCACTCCAACAGCGACCCTGCAAGCAACAGACGACAAGGCAGCtaacttttgatttaatttaatgcaGTGTTTTACACCCTTGTattttgtggctcagtggttgagCTTGTAGTAGGCCTATTCTGTACCATTGTTGCAGCTTTGTGACTATGTCCTGTGTTACCCACACCTAGTTTTGCCCTGTCTTGGGTTTTGGATTTCattcttgttttagtttttccgCTTGTGGAGCGTTGGGATGGAttcagtgttgtgtgtggtggttgactTTGGCTGAAAATATCACTCTCGAAAATTTGTCAGCACCCCCAGCTCAAAATATGTTCCCGCGGCCATGGTCACATACACAAACTCATTAAGTCCAGTCGATGGATGGGAGCATCACTGCCTGTATACATATTGCCTTTAGTCTCTCATTATACAGACAATGTCCTTTCTTGCTCTACCAGATGAGGTCTGCCGTTCAGGGCCAAAGTCATGTTGCTCTGCATGATCCGAGAAATAACGTGGATTCAGTCATTCTAGGACACATCAATGTGCTATTGATTGCTTCTACAGACTAATTACAGTGCAGTTTGCATTGAAACAATCCACCCAGTTAAATTATTGTGCAGTATGTAATCAATAACCACCACTTGAAGATGCAATTAAAAACAAGTTTTGGAGTTGAAATTGCAAAAATGCAATGTTCTTTTGTTGATGCCATCGAGACTGTCATTGGCTTTGTGTTGGAAATGCAAAAGGTCAAGGATTATGGATTTGTGGTGGGCAGTGGGTAATATCTTAAAAGCTGATTGTGGCTGCCTCAGACAGGCGTGGCTGTCTGTCAGTGCTCGTAAATGAAGTTGATTGGG
Above is a window of Etheostoma spectabile isolate EspeVRDwgs_2016 chromosome 14, UIUC_Espe_1.0, whole genome shotgun sequence DNA encoding:
- the dpm3 gene encoding dolichol-phosphate mannosyltransferase subunit 3 isoform X2 is translated as MRRAEVALERSSSPEILAAALIMTKLVEWLFGVSVVGAAWALVSFDLLDLSLPQTYREVAWPMPLYLLVSFGCYSLATVGYRVATFNDCDEAAKELQGQIKEAKEDLRKKGLKM
- the dpm3 gene encoding dolichol-phosphate mannosyltransferase subunit 3 isoform X1 gives rise to the protein MRRAEVALERRLFPSSSPEILAAALIMTKLVEWLFGVSVVGAAWALVSFDLLDLSLPQTYREVAWPMPLYLLVSFGCYSLATVGYRVATFNDCDEAAKELQGQIKEAKEDLRKKGLKM
- the dpm3 gene encoding dolichol-phosphate mannosyltransferase subunit 3 isoform X3 → MTKLVEWLFGVSVVGAAWALVSFDLLDLSLPQTYREVAWPMPLYLLVSFGCYSLATVGYRVATFNDCDEAAKELQGQIKEAKEDLRKKGLKM